From Xenopus tropicalis strain Nigerian chromosome 3, UCB_Xtro_10.0, whole genome shotgun sequence, the proteins below share one genomic window:
- the hyal4 gene encoding hyaluronidase-4, with product MNTAQQLKQARIPFIQNKPFLAVWNAPTEQCKQRYKVDLDLSIFDIVANPNETLIGSNVTIFYHTHLGHYPYFTDEGEPVNGGVPQNESLKKHLNKSEHDINRLIPNLDFKGLGVVDWENWRPQWDRNWGSKLIYRNKSIELVKNHHPTWSDEQLKKKAKEEFDNAAKEFMTKTIALAQEKRSKGLWGYYLFPDCYNYDYKENPQSYTGRCPDIEMTRNDLLKWLWKESNALYPSIYLDYVLKSSPNVLKFVHHRVKESMRVASMARKDYSLPVFVYSRPFYSYTLYTLSEADLIYTIGESAALGAAGIVLWGGMQYASTKESCITVKKYIDGPLGHYLVNVTAAAKMCSKVLCKKNGRCLRNNIDSPDYLHLNPNHFKIKKHFSGKGFFATGKPGWEDIHYMEQRFMCQCYEGWTGVFCELPEQVGRKEKISPNSLGRSVLPLCIIYYVLLYTILSETLNV from the exons ATGAACACAGCTCAACAGCTAAAACAAGCAAGAATACCTTTTATACAGAATAAACCTTTCCTCGCAGTATGGAATGCACCCACAGAACAGTGCAAACAAAGATACAAAGTTGACCTTGACTTAAGTATCTTTGACATTGTTGCTAACCCAAATGAAACCTTAATAGGGTCCAATGTCACTATATTTTACCATACGCACCTTGGGCACTATCCCTATTTCACAGATGAAGGAGAGCCTGTGAATGGAGGTGTTCCTCAAAATGAGAGCCTCAAAAAACACCTAAATAAATCAGAACATGATATAAACAGACTTATACCTAATTTGGATTTCAAAGGCCTGGGAGTAGTTGACTGGGAAAACTGGAGACCACAATGGGATAGGAACTGGGGAAGCAAACTTATTTATAGAAACAAATCCATAGAACTTGTTAAAAATCATCACCCAACATGGTCTGATGAACAactaaagaagaaggcaaaagaAGAATTTGATAATGCAGCCAAGGAATTCATGACTAAAACCATTGCTCTGGCCCAGGAAAAAAGATCAAAAGGTCTCTGGGGGTATTATCTCTTCCCTGATTGTTACAACTATGATTACAAAGAAAATCCTCAATCCTATACAGGCAGATGTCCAGATATTGAAATGACACGTAATGATTTGCTCAAGTGGCTGTGGAAAGAAAGCAATGCCCTTTACCCTTCCATATATTTAGACTATGTACTTAAATCTTCTCCAAATGTACTTAAGTTTGTTCATCATCGTGTAAAGGAATCCATGAGAGTGGCATCAATGGCGAGAAAGGACTACAGTTTGCCTGTTTTTGTCTATTCAAGGCCATTTTATTCATACACTCTTTATACTTTGTCAGAG GCTGACCTAATCTATACAATTGGAGAGAGTGCTGCCTTGGGGGCTGCAGGGATTGTGCTGTGGGGAGGAATGCAATATGCCAGTACAAAG GAAAGCTGCATCACTGTGAAGAAATACATTGATGGACCTTTAGGGCATTATCTTGTTAATGTGACTGCAGCTGCCAAAATGTGTAGTAAAGTTCTATGCAAAAAGAATGGGAGGTGCCTTAGAAATAACATAGACTCCCCAGATTACTTACATTTGAATCCAAATCATTTTAAGATTAAGAAACATTTTTCTGGGAAAGGCTTTTTTGCAACTGGGAAACCAGGGTGGGAAGATATCCATTACATGGAGCAAAGGTTTATGTGCCAGTGCTATGAAGGATGGACTGGTGTTTTCTGTGAGCTTCCAGAACAAGTtggaagaaaggaaaaaatatcACCAAACAGTTTAGGCAGATCAGTGCTGCccctatgtattatatattatgtgcTGCTTTACACTATTTTGTCTGAAACACTAAATGTTTAA